The Arachis duranensis cultivar V14167 chromosome 2, aradu.V14167.gnm2.J7QH, whole genome shotgun sequence genome has a window encoding:
- the LOC127744929 gene encoding protein NRT1/ PTR FAMILY 6.3-like: MSALPTTQEKTIPDATNYKGAPAERSKTGGWSTSAMILGGEVMERMTTLGIAVNLVTYLTGTMHLGNAESTNVVTNFLGTSFMLCFLGGFLAETFLGWYYI; this comes from the exons ATGAGTGCTCTCCCCACAACACAGGAGAAAACAATCCCAGATGCCACCAACTACAAGGGTGCTCCGGCAGAGCGGTCCAAAACCGGTGGATGGTCTACCTCCGCCATGATTCTAG GAGGAGAAGTGATGGAGAGGATGACGACACTGGGTATTGCGGTGAATTTGGTGACGTACTTGACCGGTACCATGCACTTGGGAAATGCTGAATCTACCAACGTTGTCACTAACTTCTTGGGCACCTCATTCATGCTTTGTTTTCTCGGTGGATTTCTTGCTGAAACCTTTCTCGGATGGTATTATATATAG